Genomic DNA from Coregonus clupeaformis isolate EN_2021a chromosome 9, ASM2061545v1, whole genome shotgun sequence:
AACAGCCATGTGGTGTGAagtgtttgtatggcctgtgcagagaggagagaacagggatagacagacacatagttgacaggctacagagaaaggctacaataatgcaaaggagatcggaatgaaatgaactaaacatctgggaaagcgagagagtggggcctccctcacttacgtttcaaaACCCAGTTATATAATCTCCCAACAATACCAAGTCTTTCCATCTTAATCAGTAGGCCTTCTCTCCACATAGTCATAAGCCTTTTCAATGTCAAAAAAAGACAGTAGCCATTACTTCTTTCATGACCAGAGTTTTTTCAACTTCATTGCTCACCCAAGTAATCTACCTTTACAGAATCCACTTTGACTCAATAAACCTCTATGTTCCAGGAAATATGACAATCTTTTGACATTTTTTGACCCACAACCAAAACTGGAATTCGAGTGGACTTGCTTCTTCCAGTCATCTTCTTCAACATAGACCATACATCCCCCAGCTCAGTACCTCTGCCTATTGTAGAGCAGAACTGTCTCCATGCATTTATCTTGAAAGACTTAATGACCCTATGTACTAAAGCTCTCTTCCTTTGGAAATCAACAAGATTCTCAGGAGTCATATTCCTACGCAACACTCTGTAAGCCCTATTTATTTATTGAATAGCCGCAGTGCACTCTTCAGTCCACCAAGGAACCATCTTCCTTTCTCACCCACTTCTCTCATTGGTACATATAAATTCGCAGCACTCAAAATCAGAGGTCACAGAGGCAGCACATAaattcagcaaaaaaagaaacgtccctttttcaggaccctgtctttcaaaggtAATTCGggaaaaatccaaataacttcacagatcttcattgtaaagggtttaaacactgtttcccatgcttgttcaatgaaccataaacaattaatgaacatgcacctgtggaacggtcgttaagacactaacagcttacagacggtaggcaattaaggtcacagttatgaaaacttaggacactaaagaggcctttctactgactctgaaaaacacccaaaaaaagatgcccagggtccctgctcatctgcgtgaacatgccttaggcatgctgcaaggaggcatgaggactgcagatgtggccagggcaataaattgcaatgtccgtactgtgagatgccgaagacagcgctacagggagacaggacggacagctgatcgtccttgcagtggcagaacacctgcacaggatcggtacgtCCAAAAATCACACATACGGGACAGGtacagttacagttacagttacaccaggaacacacaatccctccatcagtgctcagactgtccgcaataggctgagagaggctggactgagggcttgtaggcctgttgtaaggcaggtcctcaccagacatcaccggcaacaacgtcgcctatgggcacaaacccacagtcgctggaccagacaggactggcaaaaagtgctcttcactgacgagtcgcggttttgtctcaccaggggtgatggtcggattcgcgtttatcgtcgaaggaatgagcgttacaccgaggcctgtactctggagcgggatcgattatttggaggtggagggtccgtcatggtctggggcggtgtgtcacagcatcatcggactgagcttgttgtcattgcaggcaatctcaacgctgtgcgttacagggaagacatcctcctccctcatgtggtacccttcctgcagtctcatcctgacatgaccctccagcatgacaatgccaccagccatactgctcgttctgtgcgggatttcctgcaagacaggaatgtcagtgttctgccatggccagcgaagagcccggatctcaatcccattgagcacgtctgggacctgttggatcggagggtgagggctagggccattccccccagaaatgtccgggaacttgcaggtgccttggtggaagagtggggtaacatctcacagcaagaactggcaaatctggtgcagtccatgaggaggagatgcactgcagtacttaatgcagctggtggccacaccagatattgactgttacttttgattttgaccccccctttgttcagggacacattattcaatttctgttagtcacatgtctgtggaacttgttcagtttatgtctcagttgttgaatcttgttatgttcatacaaatatttacacatgttaagtttgcagttgacagtgaaaggacatttctttttttgctgagtttacatcaACCATCCTCTCTAAAGACAActgtccaacagactttaagcaATGATCACCAGACTTTTCCCAGTCTGCTTTATGAAAGCACCATCTTCTGAATGGTAACCCTATCTGGAATAGTAACATCAAAGTTCATGGTACACGAAATCGGGAAATGATCACTTCCAACAGTAGAATCATTCATTACATTACATTCATACATAGATGCAATAGAGTTAGAAGCCATTGTGAGGTCCAGGCAGGATGTAACCCCTCTAAAAACATCAACTCTTGTACCACATCCATCGTTAAGACATACTAATGCTCTTGTTTCCATCATATCTTCCACAATAGTACCATTAGCATCTGTATGTGTGCTTCCCCATAAACTATTACGTTCATTAAAGTTGTCGCACCATATCTCTCTAGAGCCCAAGTCTCCTGATATTTCATCAAACATCGCTACAGACAGTTGACGACAAGGGTTGCAAAAATTGTGTAACTTAATATTGCTACCTGCACTGTAGATTTTCACCATCACACATTCATATTCAGATGGGACAGTTATATTACGATATACAATACCTCTTATGAACGTAGCACAACCACCAATTGATCTATCAGATCTGATTGAACAATAACCAGGAATAATAAAATCAAGATGTGGTCTAAGCCATGTTTCTTGAACACATATCACATCAGGTTTGATCTCTAAATCTATTACATATTTCTTAAACTCCTGACCGTTAGCAATAAAGCTTCTGGCATTCCACTGAACGATAACAAAAACCATAACTCTAATTATCATCATACTGAGACATTCCATCATTAGTATTATTAGGAGTCAACATATCAACAATCATGGCGACAGTAACATCTGTTACTCCTAAAAACTCTGGTGCTGCTTCCACAATGATCTTCAACTTGGCAGTTCTTCTTTCCACAAACGCAGTCAGGTTTATAACCTTTCCAATGAAGGCTATAATGTCAATCTGATTAACTATTAAGGTGTCCTTTGAAACTATACATCTGTGAGAGCAAGATGTCTGAGTAGGTCTCGTATCTGTGTCTGGACCAACAAAAGCAACATTTCCTACAGTAGGTCCACTTATTCCAGGAGTAACCCTATTATCTCCATCATTCTGCCTAATAGTTCCACCAATCTGCCTTGCAGCCTCTGCATAAGAGACATTATGAGTTATTTTATATATTTGGGCCTCTCTAGCCTGTTTCtgcacctggcatccaccaaatgctgcactGTGTTCCCCCCACAATTACAACATTTAACCTTGACATTGTTCCCACATTCACCATAATCATGTTCccctccacacttggcacatATTTTCTTTCCTATGCACAAAGCCGCTAcatgtcccattctttggcatttaaaacaccTTAATGGAGGTGGGACAAACTCTCTAACAGTGAAAGCCAGGAAGCCCATCTGTACTTTCTTAGGTACAACCTTCTCAAACATAAATAATACTGACAGGCTTTCACTTCTCTGCCCCTCTTTCTTACTGAACAGCCTTTTGGCTTCAACCACTATGCCCCCCtctacattttattttatatcatCTATGGACATAGATCGTGGAACCCCAGAAATGACCCCTCAGCTTAGCCGAACCTCCAGGGACATGACTTGTGATTTTCTTCCCCATGAGAGTTTTCATTTTCAGAATATTCCCTTGCTGAACATGGTCAGCACAGAATGTTAACAGTCTACCAATGAACCGGGCTAATATTACTTCCTCTATCTCTTTCTTAACGGCATTGGTTAATCGAATAGGGTGTAGATGAGACcccgtggtcacatcaaacacGATTACAACTTTCCATTCCAAGATTACTTTTGTTTTTCACTACCTTCACCCTCTTCACGGTCTCTTCAATTTTTTCCTTTTCACCACAGACCATCCAGGTCCATGACTTTCATCATCCCCGCCCATACCATCAGAACTATCATCCATGTCGAGCACAGCTGTTGCTAAAACCGCCTACCACAATATAGAACGATGGATTCTATTTCGCTTCCTTGTTTGAAGTCGAACCTTGCGCGTCCAGGTTTACGCCTCCGCAGAAAGTTCCACTCTCCTTCTTCTGTGTCTGCTTCTTTCTGGAGTGctgcaggtactgcaggattttgttccaactaggcaccacacctgaccaactgagccaATTGATCAGTTcaatgattgcctaaattcaacacatcTGGTCTTCCAGTTCGGTCTTCCAGTTCAGTTACTCCAGGACCAGGGTGGCATACCCCTGATTTGcactaaccctgtctgttttgccccatagttgtgcaCGAGTcgattttgttgctaaacaaccaacctgtctACAATGAATGGTGGCAACAGTCAGTGACCAAGTGTTCTATCCCCATAGCAACCAACTTGCATAGATGTACACATTTTTCACGCTGAGTGAGAAACTTTCTCAGTTCTTGTAAATGTGTCATTATATTGCTCTTCAAATCATTATCCAAAACATTTTTCTCAAACAGTAATGTGAAACTGTTATTGTAGTAGGGGTGCCTGTCTAGTATGAATATTTCTGCACTTTTAGAACTGTGACGTCACAAAGGTACATTTGACAGTAGTGGGCGGTCGGACGCATGCGCACAACGTGGAATTGGAAAATAATCTTGAACAGCTGTAGCTACCattcttattatacctcagtggtaTCTACCAAAAATACTAGTAACTGTCTGCTGCTGTATTGTAGCCATCTGTAGGTTCTGTACAGGGAGTCGGAGGAAGAGAAATAGTTAGCTCGTGCCGCTAACTGGCACAATGTCACTGCAAAGGTGTCAAACTGATTGGGAAGAAATTGACCAAGAATATCAACAATTACAGGTAGGCCTATGTGAAGCCGGTTTgacagctagctaactttagtgcGTGGCGTGGACTACCGCCAGTTCGCAAGAGAGGAGAATGATATAGCTACGATTGTCAACTCAGTttggtagcttgctagctagttagcttgctagctagcctgtTAGGTAGTTAGCTTTCTATCTAGCCTgctagttagcttgctagctagcctgcTAGATAGCTACCTTAGTTAACCCAGCATACTAACTTGACAAAAGGTTATCAGTTAACGTTATTATTAGACACAATATTTATTTTGTATTCAGGAACTTTCCAATATaattatgctgaacaaaaatataaaagtaacatgtagtgttggtcccatataatgagctgagctgaaataaaaggtcccagaaattttccatatgcacagaaatatttttctcaaatgttgtgcacatttgtttacatccctgttagtgagcatttctcctttgccaagacaatccatccacctgacaggtgtggcatatcaagaagctgatttaacagcatgatcattatacaggtgcaccttgtgctggggacaataaaaggccactctaaaatgtgcagttttgtcacacaacgccacagatgtttcaagttttgagggagcgtacaattggtatgctgactgcaggaatggccaccagagctgttgccagagaatttaatgttcatgtcTCTACCAGAAGCCGCCTCAgtcatttggcagtacgtccaaccggcctctcaacctcagaccacatgtatggcgttgtgtgggcgagcggtttgttgAAGTTAACGTTGTGAACGGAGTTCCTCATGGggcgatggggttatggtatgggcaggcataagctacggacatcgaacacaattgcattttatcgatggcaatttgaatgcacagagataccgtgacgagatcctgaggcccattgttgtgccatttatcctccgccatcacctcatgtttcatcatgataatgcacagccccatgtcgcaaggatctgtacacaattcctgacagcagaaaatgtcccagttcttccatggcctgcatactcaccagacatgtcacccattgagtacgttttggatgctctggatcgacgtgttccagttcctgccaatatccatcAACTTCGTACAGCCatagaagagtgggacaacattccacaggccacaatcaacagccagatcaactctatgcgaaggagatgtctcgCTGCATGAAgcaaaatggtggtcacaccagatactaactggttttctgatccacgcccataccttttttttaaaggtatctgtgaccaacagatgcatatctgtattcccaatccatagattagggcctaatgaatctatttcaaatgactgattttcttatgaactgtaactcagtaaaatctttgaaattgttgcgtttttatatttttgttcagtatagtatccTGGGGTATGCAAGTCAGGTTTAATTGAATTGGTGCAGATTTAATATCTGGAAATTTGGCCAATGAATGGCAAATGTTAACTAGCAAGAATAGCCTGTTGAAGTAATAATAACCAGCAAGCAAACTTAAGTTGTTTTTTATAGTGAAATCCCCCAAATTGTAACCTTGGCGCAGTTAAATCAGTCAAACCAATGCAGGTATGTAGCAAATAAGGGTCACTTTACCCAGGGCGCAGTGGCTTCCTTCCCTCTCATTTCCTTATTGACACCACTTGAAAGGACAGGATAAGTTCAATGATATTGCAAATGCAATGCTGCCTTCCATCCACCTGTTATATTCTGCATGATCAAGGATTAGCCTTAAACTCTCCTTAGAAATGAAAGGGGGATCTGTCCTAGACCTGAACCTATCCATCACTGCATGCCTAAACTCTATCTTTGGTGAAAATAATTGCCGATTTCACAGACTATTTGCTATCAACATATTTGAGTACTGGTGAACAATCTTCgcttatttatttacattttatttcTAGGAAACTCACAAAGTGTACAGACAGAAGCTCGATGAGCTCACCAACCTCCAGGCAACATGCAGCAGTGCCATTAGTAAACAGAGGAAGAGTCTAAAAGACCTCAGGCACAGTCTGTGCAAGTAAGTAGCCCACTCTTAGTGCTGGCAGTTGACACGGAATGGTTGTCTTATTTTCCATAACTAGGACCTGAGCATTTAATAGTTTAATTTTATTCTACAGGTGCACAAAAACAAGTGATGAGAAAGAAACGGAACTGATCAAAGACATCCAAATGCAAATTAAAGACAAAGAGAATTTCTTCTTTGATATGGAAGCCTATTTGCCAAAGAAGAATGGGTCAGTGTATTTGAGGACATGATTATTTAATTTTTACCATATGAGGGTGTCAAAGCATATTGTAAAATGTTTCAGTCTCTTTTCAGATTGTACTTAAATTTGGTCCTTGGCAATGTGAATGTAACACTTCTCAGCAACCAGGCAAAGTAAGTGTGTTGCTTCCGCTTTAACAAAATATCTGTATTCAGTCACATCCGCATGGTTTCTGCATATGACCCACTGTTTGTTCTATTCTCTGGAGCAGATTTGCCTATAAAGATGAATATGAGAAGTTCAAGCTTTTTATGACAATAATCTTGATGTTTGGGGCCATAACCTGTCTCTTTTTGCTCAATTACCGGTGAGTTGGTTACATTATGCCTTTGATGTTTCCTCGTAGCATCTTTTAATGTTTAATCAAAGCAAAGTAGTTGTAAATGTCTGTGTTTTGTTGTTGCAGTGTCACAGATGAAATCTTCAACTTCTTGCTGGTTTGGTACTACTGCACTTTGACCATAAGGGAAAGCATCCTCATGAGCAATGGGTCCCGGTGAGCTACTAAGCTTTTTATGTGACTATTTATTAAGTCAGTGAGATCAAAATACTATACTTGTGCCGACCTAGTTCTGCTTCTTAATTCTAATTCCACTCCATGTGTCCTTTCAGGATCAAAGGGTGGTGGGTCTCCCATCATTACGTCTCTACCTTCCTATCAGGTGTAATGCTTACCTGGTAagtgcttttatttattttcaactTAAATTAATTGCTGTTGGTCAAAAGCAAAACATCTGTTGGCAGTTGCCCTCAAAGTTTTTCTGACAAGCAGTTTGATTGATAAATGTTATGCGATCACATGTATTGATTGGTTGCTCTGTCTGTTTCTTCTCAAAGGCCAGAGGGGTCCATGTATCAGATGTTCAGAAGTCAATTCCTTGCCTTCTCCATTTACCAGAGTAAGCATCTACTTTctctatttatactgaacaaaaatataaacgcaacatgtaaagtgttggtcccatgtttcatgagctgaaataaaagattccagaaatcttccatacacacaaagcttatttctctaaaatgttgtgcacaaatgtgtttacatccctattagtgtgcatttttcctttgccaagataatccatccagctgacaggtgtggcatatcaagaagctgattaaacagaatgatcattacacaggtgcacctcatgctggggacaataaaggccaatctaaaatgtgcagttttttcacacaacacaatgccacatacagtggggagaacaagtatttgatacactgccgattttgcaggttttcctacttacaaagcatgtagaggtctgtaatttttatcataggtacacttcaactgtgagagacggaatctaaaacaaaaatccagaaaatcacattgtatgatttttaagtaattcatttgcattttattgcatgacataagtatttgatacatcagaaaagcagaacttaatatttggtacagaaacctttgtttgcaattacagagatcatacgtttcctgtaggtcttgaccaggtttgcacacactgcagcagggattttggcccactcctccatacagaccttctccagatccttcaggtttcggggctgtcgctgggcaatacagactttcagctccctccaaagattttctattgggttcaggtctggagactggctaggccactccaggaccttgagatgcttcttacggagccactccttagttgccctggctgtgtgttttgggtcgttgtcatgctggaagacccagccacgacccatcttcaatgctcttactgagggaaggaggttgttggccaagatctcgcgatacatggccccatccatcctcccctcaatacggtgcagtcgtcctgtcccctttgcagaaaagcatccccaaagaatgatgtttccacctccatgcttcacggttgggatggtgttcttggggttgtactcatccttcttctttctccaaacacggcgagtggagtttagaccaaaaagctctatttttgtctcatcagaccacatgaccttctcccattcctcctctggatcatccagatggtcattggaaaacttcagatgggcctggacatgcgctggcttgagcagggggaccgtgcgtgcgctgcaggattttaatccatgatggcgtagtgtgttactaatggttttctttgagactgtggtcccagctctcttcaggtcattgaccaggtcctgccgtgtagttctgggctgatccctcaccttcctcatgatcattgatgccccacgaggtgagatcttgcatggagccccagaccgagggtgattgaccgtcatcttgaacttcttccattttctaataattgtgccaacagttgttgccttctcaccaagctgcttgcctattttcctgtagcccatcccagccttgtgcaggtctacaattttatccctgatgtccttacacagctctctggtcttggccattgtggagaggttggagtctgtttgattgagtgtgtggacaggtgtctttcatacaggtaacgagttcaaacaggtgcagttaatacaggtaatgagtagagaacaggagggcttcttaaagaaaaactaacaggtctgtgagagctggaattcttactggttggtaggtgatcaaatacttatgtcatgcaataaaatgcaaattaattacttaaatcatataatgtgattttcggcagtgtatcaaatacttgttctccccactgtatgtctcaagtgtacaattggcatgctgactgcaggaatgtccaccagagctgttgccagagaattgaatgttactTTCTCTACCATacgccgcctccaacgtcattttagagaatttggcagtacgtccaactggcctcacaaccgcagaccacgtgtaatcacGTCAGCCCGGGAcccccacatccggcttcttcacctgcgggatcgtctgagaccagccacccgaacagctgataaaactgaggagtatttctgtctgtaataaagcccttttgtggggaaaactcattctgattggctaggcctggctccccagtgggtgggcctggcacccaagtggatgggcctatgcccacccatggcttctcccctgcccagtcatgtgaaatccatagattggggcctactgaatttatttcaattgactgatttccttacatgaactgtaactcagtaaaatcatatacatttttgcatgttgcgttcatagttttgttcagtgtgtgtatatatagtaaaACATTCTAATAATAACCTGCACAATATAGCCTAAATTACTGTAATGTAAGTGCATGTCATTACTCATACATTATTGATTGTAAAAgtgtttgatttatttatttattcatcgtTATGTTTTTCAGGCTTTGTGCATTTTCTTCAATATTACTACCAAAGTGGCTGCTTATACCGGTTACGTGCTTTGGGGGAGAGCACTCAGTTGGACCTCACAGTGGGTAAGATGAGCTCCTTTGCAGTGAGGACTGTTTCTAAGGCTTTCTTATTGGTTATGACTTGGGAAACCCCTTGTGAGCTTTTGAACCATTTACaagacatttgtgtgtgtgttaatagttGTTACAATGAAGTGGGCCACAAGCAACCCCATGACTGCAAAAATGGGA
This window encodes:
- the LOC121573794 gene encoding transmembrane protein 120B gives rise to the protein MSLQRCQTDWEEIDQEYQQLQETHKVYRQKLDELTNLQATCSSAISKQRKSLKDLRHSLCKCTKTSDEKETELIKDIQMQIKDKENFFFDMEAYLPKKNGLYLNLVLGNVNVTLLSNQAKFAYKDEYEKFKLFMTIILMFGAITCLFLLNYRVTDEIFNFLLVWYYCTLTIRESILMSNGSRIKGWWVSHHYVSTFLSGVMLTWPEGSMYQMFRSQFLAFSIYQSFVHFLQYYYQSGCLYRLRALGESTQLDLTVEGFQSWMWRGLTFLLPFLFFGHFWQLYNAMTLFRLAGHEDCKEWQVFMLALTFLVLFLGNFLTTLKVVHQKIQENPEKVQKQE